A single Sutterella megalosphaeroides DNA region contains:
- the hscA gene encoding Fe-S protein assembly chaperone HscA, with product MALFQIAEPGLSAAPHEHRLAVGIDLGTTNSLVAAVVSGSPEVIVDHDGRALLPSVVRYMPDGTVEVGRAALESARFDSKNTIASAKRLIGRKKADLTDAANLPYDLVDERSMVMIRTVQGLKSPVEVSAEILKTLVARAEERLGGELVGAVVTVPAYFDDAQRQATKDAARLANLNVLRLLNEPTAAALAYGLDNGAEGVYMVYDLGGGTFDVSLLKLTKGVFEVLATGGNAALGGDDFDHRLFCHVLEQHHELGILEADDKRHLLDAARRAKEALTDADETRIELTLSTGAKIDEVVTRETFDRLTAHLVRKTLCAVERVLADAKVEKDDVRGIVLVGGSTRMPAVRAAVRERFGREPLADIDPDRVVAVGAAMQANKLAGNTSAEDDWLLLDVTPLSLGLETMGGLVEKVIPRNSSIPVAMAQDFTTFKDGQTAMAIHVVQGEREVVDACRSLARFELRGIPPMAAGAARIRVTFQIDADGLLSVSARETKTGVEASITVKPSYGLTDEEIVRMLKDGNVQAADDMRARELREQQVEARRLLESTASALASDGDLLNETERAEIDRLASELGATLTGTDVERVKAALAALTKGTELFAERRMDRSIRSALAGKSVDDVIFSSGDDDPLA from the coding sequence ATGGCCCTTTTTCAGATTGCGGAACCCGGCCTTTCGGCCGCGCCCCACGAACATCGTCTTGCGGTCGGGATCGACCTCGGGACCACCAATTCGCTCGTCGCCGCGGTGGTGAGCGGCTCGCCCGAGGTGATCGTCGATCACGACGGACGGGCGCTTTTGCCCTCGGTCGTGCGCTACATGCCCGACGGCACGGTCGAAGTGGGCCGCGCCGCGCTGGAGTCGGCCCGTTTCGACTCGAAAAACACGATCGCGAGCGCCAAGCGCCTGATCGGTCGCAAGAAGGCCGATTTGACGGATGCGGCCAATCTCCCCTACGACCTCGTCGACGAGCGCTCGATGGTGATGATCCGCACCGTTCAGGGGCTCAAAAGCCCCGTCGAAGTGAGCGCCGAGATTCTGAAGACGCTCGTCGCGCGCGCCGAAGAGCGCCTCGGGGGCGAACTCGTCGGGGCGGTCGTGACCGTGCCCGCGTACTTCGATGACGCGCAGCGTCAGGCGACGAAGGACGCGGCGCGCCTTGCCAACCTCAACGTCCTGCGCCTGCTCAACGAACCGACGGCGGCGGCCCTGGCCTACGGGCTCGACAACGGGGCGGAAGGTGTCTACATGGTCTACGACCTCGGGGGCGGCACGTTCGACGTTTCGCTTCTGAAGCTCACGAAGGGCGTCTTCGAAGTGCTCGCCACGGGCGGCAACGCCGCCCTCGGCGGGGACGACTTCGACCACCGACTCTTCTGCCACGTTCTGGAGCAGCATCACGAGCTTGGGATTCTCGAGGCCGACGACAAGCGTCACCTCCTCGACGCCGCACGCCGCGCGAAGGAAGCGCTCACCGACGCGGACGAAACCCGAATCGAACTCACGCTCTCGACGGGCGCGAAGATCGACGAGGTCGTGACGCGCGAAACCTTCGACCGACTCACCGCACACCTCGTTCGCAAGACGCTCTGCGCGGTCGAGCGGGTGCTCGCCGACGCGAAGGTCGAAAAGGACGACGTGCGCGGCATCGTGTTGGTCGGCGGCTCGACCCGCATGCCCGCCGTGCGTGCGGCCGTGCGCGAACGCTTCGGGCGCGAACCGCTCGCCGACATCGATCCCGATCGCGTCGTTGCGGTGGGTGCCGCCATGCAGGCGAACAAGCTCGCGGGCAACACCTCGGCCGAGGACGATTGGCTCCTCCTCGACGTGACGCCCCTTTCGCTCGGTCTTGAAACGATGGGCGGACTCGTCGAAAAGGTGATTCCGCGCAACAGCTCGATTCCCGTCGCGATGGCGCAGGACTTCACGACCTTTAAGGACGGTCAGACCGCCATGGCGATTCACGTCGTGCAGGGCGAACGCGAAGTGGTCGACGCGTGTCGGTCGCTCGCGCGCTTCGAGTTGCGCGGCATCCCCCCGATGGCGGCGGGTGCGGCCCGCATTCGCGTCACCTTCCAGATCGATGCCGACGGGTTGCTCTCCGTTTCCGCCCGCGAAACGAAGACGGGCGTCGAAGCGAGCATCACGGTGAAGCCCTCCTACGGCCTCACGGACGAAGAAATCGTCCGGATGTTGAAGGACGGGAACGTCCAGGCAGCGGACGACATGCGCGCGCGCGAATTGCGCGAGCAGCAGGTCGAGGCGCGCCGCCTGCTCGAATCGACCGCGAGCGCTCTCGCCTCGGACGGCGACCTTCTGAACGAAACGGAGCGCGCCGAAATCGATCGCCTTGCCTCCGAACTCGGCGCGACGCTCACGGGCACCGACGTCGAACGCGTGAAGGCGGCCCTGGCCGCGCTCACGAAGGGGACCGAACTCTTTGCGGAACGCCGCATGGACCGTTCGATCCGCTCGGCCTTGGCCGGGAAGTCCGTCGACGACGTCATTTTCTCTTCGGGCGACGACGATCCGCTTGCCTGA
- a CDS encoding low molecular weight protein-tyrosine-phosphatase — protein sequence MIKVLFVCTGNVCRSPTAEAIFRKKVREAGLDDVIVAASAGTSDYHVGEPIDMRAQLACRKRGLDVQQHRAKVITPEDFVTADLILVMDWENLTELQHRSPPQYRHKIQLLMRYANDNDAAVVPDPYYGLNEGFNLVLEYCNDACEGLLETLERRARAMQKEQRARQAARADEATTA from the coding sequence GTGATCAAAGTTTTGTTTGTCTGTACCGGAAACGTCTGCCGCAGCCCGACCGCGGAAGCGATCTTCCGCAAGAAGGTGCGCGAGGCGGGGCTCGACGACGTCATCGTGGCGGCGAGCGCCGGCACGAGCGACTACCACGTCGGGGAACCGATCGACATGCGCGCGCAGCTCGCGTGCCGCAAGCGCGGTCTCGACGTTCAGCAGCACCGCGCCAAGGTCATCACGCCCGAAGACTTCGTGACGGCGGATCTGATCCTCGTCATGGACTGGGAGAACCTTACGGAACTGCAGCACCGCTCGCCCCCGCAGTACCGCCACAAGATTCAGCTCCTCATGCGCTACGCGAACGACAACGATGCGGCGGTGGTGCCCGACCCGTACTACGGGTTGAACGAGGGGTTCAATCTCGTGCTCGAATACTGCAACGACGCGTGCGAGGGGCTCCTCGAAACACTCGAACGTCGCGCCCGCGCGATGCAAAAGGAGCAGCGCGCCCGCCAGGCCGCTCGCGCCGACGAGGCGACGACCGCCTGA
- the lysS gene encoding lysine--tRNA ligase, with protein MADIDSQNAVREAAEEENHIIAERRAKLAKLRESGVAYPNDFVRTDLFGDLRAAYGDKTAEELEALAPEVSCSGRMMLKRVMGKASFATVRDFTGEMQYFVQKNEVGEEAYADFKTFDLGDIVAVKGVLFRTKSGELSIRAREIRLMTKNIRPLPDKHKGLVDTELCYRQRYVDLIMNEESRNRFLVRSKAIAAIRAYMLKNRFLEVETPMLHPIPGGANAKPFVTHHNALDMDMYLRIAPELYLKRLVVGGFERVFEINRNFRNEGVSVRHNPEFTMMEFYATYWTYRDQMDFTEGLLREVALEATGTAVLHYQGQEIDLSKPFARLTPIEAVKKYCPHYKAEDLENPEFLRAELERLKAEIPVDAGLGALQIALFEETAESKLIEPTFIINHPTEISPLARASDENPEITERFELYIAGRETCNGFSELNDPDDQAARFRAQVEKKSHGDDEAMYFDADYIRALEYGLPPTAGCGIGIDRFVMLLTDAPTIRDVLLFPHMRPEN; from the coding sequence ATGGCTGACATTGACTCTCAGAATGCCGTCCGCGAAGCGGCGGAAGAAGAAAACCACATCATCGCCGAGCGTCGCGCGAAGCTCGCGAAGCTGCGCGAATCGGGCGTTGCCTATCCGAACGACTTCGTTCGCACGGACCTCTTCGGCGACCTGCGCGCCGCCTACGGCGACAAGACCGCCGAAGAACTCGAAGCGCTCGCTCCCGAAGTCTCCTGCTCGGGCCGCATGATGCTCAAGCGCGTCATGGGGAAGGCAAGCTTTGCCACCGTGCGCGACTTCACGGGCGAAATGCAGTACTTCGTTCAGAAGAACGAAGTGGGCGAAGAAGCCTACGCCGACTTCAAGACGTTCGACCTCGGCGACATCGTGGCCGTGAAGGGCGTGCTCTTCCGCACGAAGTCGGGCGAACTCTCGATCCGCGCGCGCGAAATCCGTCTCATGACGAAGAACATCCGCCCGCTGCCCGACAAGCACAAGGGCTTGGTCGACACCGAGCTCTGCTACCGCCAGCGCTACGTCGACCTCATCATGAACGAAGAGTCGCGCAACCGCTTCCTCGTGCGCTCCAAGGCGATTGCGGCCATTCGCGCCTACATGCTCAAGAACCGCTTCCTCGAAGTCGAAACGCCGATGCTCCACCCGATTCCGGGCGGCGCCAACGCCAAGCCCTTCGTGACGCACCACAACGCGCTCGACATGGACATGTACCTGCGCATCGCGCCCGAGCTCTATCTCAAGCGCCTCGTTGTGGGCGGCTTCGAGCGCGTCTTCGAAATCAACCGCAACTTCCGCAACGAAGGCGTCTCGGTCCGTCACAATCCCGAATTCACGATGATGGAGTTCTACGCGACCTACTGGACGTATCGTGATCAGATGGACTTCACCGAAGGGCTCCTGCGCGAAGTCGCCCTCGAAGCGACCGGCACCGCGGTGCTCCACTACCAGGGCCAGGAAATCGACCTCTCGAAGCCCTTCGCGCGCCTGACGCCCATTGAAGCGGTGAAGAAGTACTGCCCGCACTACAAGGCCGAAGACCTCGAAAATCCCGAGTTCCTCCGCGCCGAACTCGAACGCCTCAAGGCGGAGATCCCCGTCGACGCCGGTCTCGGCGCGCTGCAGATCGCCCTCTTTGAAGAAACGGCCGAGTCGAAGCTGATCGAGCCCACCTTCATCATCAACCACCCGACGGAAATCTCGCCGCTCGCGCGTGCCTCGGATGAAAACCCCGAGATCACGGAACGTTTCGAGCTCTACATCGCCGGTCGCGAAACCTGCAACGGCTTCTCGGAACTCAACGACCCCGACGATCAGGCCGCGCGCTTCCGCGCTCAGGTCGAAAAGAAGAGCCACGGCGACGACGAAGCCATGTACTTCGACGCCGACTACATCCGCGCGCTCGAATACGGCCTCCCGCCCACCGCGGGCTGCGGCATCGGGATCGACCGCTTCGTGATGCTCCTCACGGACGCGCCCACGATCCGCGACGTGCTCCTCTTCCCGCACATGCGTCCCGAAAACTGA
- a CDS encoding NUDIX domain-containing protein, producing the protein MRRALAALPAREERPAEYGAFFLGDHPVGAVPPEVAERLLKEPDASTRGERIVLEDPGSDEARDARWAALARDLRRESGLIPPLAWRNELLDVKDLDFASDRREGPSLGRCERALFRLLGMRTAAVHLIARPVEGEGFLLSKRSLTKAVGPGLWDTLSAGMVAAGETPLAAMLREAHEEAGLRLNPESLRPLGVGRAVRRVETGWMDEVNFYFDVRLPEGTVFRNLDGEADDFRCFSPEETLAALTEGRLMWEAGTGILLALGVLGSLDGTR; encoded by the coding sequence ATGCGAAGGGCCTTAGCGGCCCTTCCCGCCCGAGAAGAACGCCCCGCCGAGTACGGGGCGTTCTTTTTGGGAGACCACCCCGTCGGAGCGGTTCCGCCCGAAGTTGCCGAGCGACTTCTCAAGGAGCCCGACGCGAGCACCCGGGGCGAGCGGATCGTTCTCGAAGACCCCGGGAGCGACGAGGCGCGCGACGCGCGCTGGGCGGCGCTTGCGCGCGACCTGCGGCGCGAATCGGGCCTCATTCCGCCTCTTGCCTGGCGCAACGAACTCCTCGACGTCAAAGACCTCGATTTCGCGTCCGACCGTCGCGAAGGCCCCTCGCTCGGGCGCTGCGAGCGGGCGCTCTTTCGGCTTCTCGGCATGCGAACGGCGGCCGTGCACCTCATCGCCCGCCCCGTCGAGGGCGAGGGCTTTTTGCTCTCCAAGCGCTCTTTGACAAAGGCGGTGGGCCCGGGGCTCTGGGATACGCTTTCCGCGGGGATGGTGGCGGCGGGGGAAACCCCGCTTGCCGCGATGCTGCGCGAAGCCCACGAAGAGGCGGGGCTGAGGCTCAACCCCGAAAGCCTTCGGCCGCTCGGTGTCGGTCGGGCCGTGCGTCGCGTGGAAACGGGCTGGATGGACGAAGTGAACTTCTACTTCGACGTGCGGCTTCCCGAAGGAACGGTCTTTCGAAATCTCGACGGCGAAGCGGACGACTTCCGGTGCTTTTCGCCCGAGGAGACGCTCGCGGCTCTTACCGAAGGGCGCCTCATGTGGGAAGCGGGCACGGGCATTCTCCTTGCGCTCGGCGTGCTCGGTTCGCTCGACGGGACGCGCTGA
- the fdx gene encoding ISC system 2Fe-2S type ferredoxin has product MPTITVLPHETLCPEGLSFQAAPGENLARTLLAHGVKIEHACEFSCACATCHVIVREGLDSLNEPSDNELDHLDTAWGAGMYSRLSCQTTVGSEDLTIEIPKYSRNHAKEED; this is encoded by the coding sequence ATGCCCACCATTACCGTTCTGCCCCACGAAACGCTCTGCCCCGAAGGTCTCAGCTTCCAGGCCGCGCCCGGCGAAAACCTCGCCCGCACGCTGCTCGCGCACGGCGTCAAGATCGAACACGCTTGCGAATTCTCCTGTGCCTGCGCCACCTGCCACGTGATCGTGCGCGAAGGTCTGGATAGCCTCAACGAACCGTCCGACAACGAGCTCGACCATCTCGATACGGCCTGGGGCGCCGGGATGTACTCGCGTCTTTCCTGCCAGACGACGGTCGGCTCCGAAGACCTGACGATCGAAATCCCGAAGTACTCGCGCAACCACGCGAAAGAGGAGGACTGA
- the iscA gene encoding iron-sulfur cluster assembly protein IscA, giving the protein MAVTLTEAAARHVQKYIDRRGKGIGLRLGVKTSGCSGMAYKLEFADAVNEDDQVYESFGVKVIVDEKSLPYIDGTELDYTREGLQEGFKFHNPNETSRCGCGESFHV; this is encoded by the coding sequence ATGGCCGTTACGCTTACGGAAGCCGCCGCCCGCCACGTGCAGAAGTACATCGACCGCCGCGGCAAGGGGATCGGTCTTCGTCTCGGCGTGAAGACGTCGGGCTGCTCCGGGATGGCCTACAAGCTCGAATTCGCCGATGCGGTGAACGAGGACGATCAGGTCTACGAGAGCTTCGGCGTGAAGGTGATCGTCGACGAAAAGAGCCTTCCCTACATCGACGGGACCGAACTCGACTACACGCGCGAAGGTCTCCAGGAAGGGTTCAAGTTCCACAACCCCAACGAAACGAGTCGTTGCGGTTGCGGCGAATCGTTCCACGTCTGA
- the iscX gene encoding Fe-S cluster assembly protein IscX — MGLKWTDSRAIAEALYDADPELDPLTIGFVQLHAMICALEDFDDDPEASNERILEAVLSAWLDERD; from the coding sequence ATGGGTCTCAAGTGGACGGACAGTCGCGCGATCGCCGAAGCGCTCTACGATGCCGATCCGGAACTCGATCCGCTCACGATCGGGTTCGTGCAACTGCACGCGATGATCTGCGCGCTCGAAGATTTCGACGACGATCCCGAAGCTTCGAACGAACGCATCCTCGAAGCCGTGCTTTCGGCCTGGCTTGACGAGCGAGACTGA
- a CDS encoding Rrf2 family transcriptional regulator — protein MKLTTKGRFAVTAMLDIAMHAAEAGRPISIAQVSERQQISLPYLEQIFCRLRRAGLVESVRGPGGGYRLADRPEAITIDRIIKAVDENMDTSQCGGEGTCLGGAACLTHHLWLDLNGVIERFLAGISLASLVDQHEARHGQQTVAAVIGVSRTKTQSDASPEAPSARREPQGNKELEK, from the coding sequence GTGAAGCTCACCACGAAGGGCCGATTTGCCGTTACGGCGATGTTGGACATCGCCATGCACGCGGCCGAAGCCGGCCGACCGATCTCGATTGCTCAAGTGTCCGAGCGACAGCAGATTTCGCTTCCCTATCTCGAACAGATTTTTTGCCGGCTGCGTCGTGCGGGGCTCGTCGAGAGCGTTCGCGGTCCGGGGGGCGGCTACCGCCTCGCGGATCGCCCCGAAGCCATCACGATCGACCGCATCATCAAGGCGGTCGACGAGAACATGGACACGTCGCAGTGCGGCGGGGAAGGCACGTGCCTCGGCGGCGCGGCCTGCCTCACGCATCATCTCTGGCTCGACCTCAACGGTGTCATCGAACGGTTTTTGGCCGGCATTTCGCTCGCGTCCCTCGTCGATCAGCACGAAGCGCGTCACGGCCAGCAGACCGTCGCCGCCGTGATCGGCGTGAGCCGCACGAAAACTCAGTCGGACGCCTCGCCCGAGGCTCCAAGCGCCCGACGCGAACCCCAAGGCAATAAGGAACTCGAAAAATGA
- the iscU gene encoding Fe-S cluster assembly scaffold IscU, with product MAYSEKLIDHYEHPRNVGTLDKDAQDVGTGMVGAPACGDVMRLQIRVNDEGVIEDAKFKTYGCGSAIASSSLVTEWVKGKTLDEAGALTNAQIAEELALPPVKIHCSILAEDAIKAAIDDYRAKQKKE from the coding sequence ATGGCCTACAGCGAAAAACTCATCGATCATTACGAACATCCCCGCAACGTCGGCACGCTTGACAAGGACGCTCAGGACGTCGGCACCGGCATGGTGGGCGCGCCCGCCTGCGGCGACGTCATGCGCCTGCAGATCCGCGTCAACGACGAAGGCGTCATCGAAGACGCCAAGTTCAAGACCTACGGGTGCGGCTCCGCCATCGCTTCGTCCTCGCTCGTGACCGAGTGGGTGAAGGGGAAGACCCTCGACGAAGCGGGCGCGCTCACGAACGCGCAGATCGCCGAAGAACTCGCCCTTCCGCCCGTCAAGATCCACTGCTCGATTCTCGCCGAAGACGCCATCAAGGCCGCCATCGACGACTACCGCGCCAAGCAGAAGAAGGAGTAA
- the prfB gene encoding peptide chain release factor 2 (programmed frameshift), which translates to MEVERINQIQNLISDLERRLIDLRGYLDVDRKARRLEEVNREVENPDLWNDPKHAQEISKEKKMLDDIVGSFRRLTAGVNDASELFELSMAEEDWETVEAVGQDVDAIDREVGQLEFKRMFNQPMDSANCYLEIQAGAGGTEAQDWASMLERMYMRYAERKGFKVTLEEESAGDVAGIKSATLYIEGEWAYGTLRTETGIHRLVRKSPFDSNARRHTSFTSVYVYPEVDDSIEIEINPADLKIDVFRASGAGGQHIQKTESAVRIHHVPTGIITICQDDRSQHRNREKAMQQLKAKLYELEMRKRMEEQTKLEESKSDIGWGHQIRSYVLDQSRVKDLRTNVETGNTGAVLDGDLDDFIEASLKLGISAQAN; encoded by the exons ATGGAAGTCGAACGCATCAACCAAATTCAGAACCTCATCAGCGACCTCGAGCGTCGTCTGATCGACTTACGGGGGTATCTT GACGTCGATCGCAAAGCGCGCCGACTCGAAGAAGTGAATCGCGAGGTCGAAAATCCCGACCTCTGGAACGACCCCAAACACGCCCAGGAAATCAGCAAGGAAAAGAAGATGCTCGACGACATCGTCGGCAGCTTCCGTCGTCTGACCGCGGGCGTCAACGATGCGTCCGAGCTTTTCGAACTTTCCATGGCCGAAGAGGACTGGGAAACGGTCGAAGCCGTGGGTCAGGACGTCGATGCGATCGACCGTGAGGTCGGTCAGCTCGAATTCAAGCGCATGTTCAACCAGCCGATGGACTCGGCCAACTGCTACCTCGAAATTCAGGCGGGTGCGGGCGGCACGGAAGCCCAGGACTGGGCGAGCATGCTCGAACGCATGTACATGCGCTACGCCGAACGCAAGGGCTTCAAGGTCACCCTGGAAGAAGAAAGCGCGGGCGACGTCGCGGGCATCAAGTCCGCCACGCTCTACATCGAAGGCGAATGGGCCTACGGGACGCTGCGCACCGAAACGGGCATTCACCGTCTCGTTCGCAAGAGCCCCTTCGACTCGAACGCCCGTCGTCACACGTCCTTCACGTCCGTCTACGTCTATCCGGAAGTCGACGACTCGATCGAAATCGAGATCAATCCCGCCGACCTCAAGATCGACGTCTTCCGCGCTTCGGGCGCGGGCGGCCAGCACATTCAGAAGACGGAATCGGCCGTTCGAATCCACCACGTTCCGACCGGGATCATCACGATCTGTCAGGACGACCGCTCGCAGCACCGCAACCGCGAAAAGGCGATGCAGCAGTTGAAGGCGAAGCTCTACGAACTCGAAATGCGCAAGCGCATGGAAGAGCAGACGAAGCTCGAAGAATCGAAGTCCGACATCGGCTGGGGTCATCAGATCCGCAGCTACGTGCTCGACCAGTCGCGCGTGAAGGACCTTCGCACGAACGTCGAAACCGGCAACACCGGCGCCGTTCTCGACGGCGACCTCGACGACTTCATCGAGGCTTCGCTCAAGCTCGGCATCTCCGCCCAGGCGAACTAA
- a CDS encoding IscS subfamily cysteine desulfurase, protein MKLPVYLDYSATTPCDPRVVDKMVPYLYEKFGNPASHSHSYGWEAEKAVEEARGHVAALIGADPREIVWTSGATESDNLAIKGAAHFYKEKGRHLITVKTEHKAVLDSMRHLESEGYEVTYLDVLENGLIDMEALRAAVRPDTILISVMAINNEIGVIQDLEGIGTLCREKGILFHCDATQAAGKMDLDVNRLKVDLMSLSGHKVYGPKGIGALYVRRKPRVRIECQIHGGGHERGMRSGTLASHQIVGMGEAYRLAKEEMATEVPRLKALRDRLWDGIRNNIPEVYLNGDWERRSPHNLNVSFAFIEGESLMMAMKDIAVSSGSACTSASLEPSYVLRALGRDDELAHSSIRFTIGRFTTEEEIDFVVKTLVEKVTKLREMSPLWEMHQQGIDLSTIQWQNH, encoded by the coding sequence ATGAAGCTTCCGGTTTATCTCGACTACTCCGCCACCACGCCGTGCGATCCCCGCGTCGTCGACAAGATGGTTCCGTACCTGTACGAAAAGTTCGGCAATCCCGCTTCGCACAGCCACAGCTACGGCTGGGAAGCGGAGAAGGCCGTTGAAGAGGCGCGCGGCCACGTGGCGGCGCTGATCGGCGCGGATCCCCGGGAAATCGTTTGGACCTCGGGGGCGACCGAGAGCGACAACCTCGCGATCAAGGGGGCGGCTCACTTCTACAAGGAAAAGGGCCGTCACTTGATCACGGTGAAGACCGAACACAAGGCGGTGCTCGACTCGATGCGCCACCTGGAGAGCGAAGGCTACGAGGTGACGTACCTCGACGTGCTCGAAAACGGTCTCATCGACATGGAGGCGCTGCGCGCCGCCGTGCGTCCCGACACGATCCTCATTTCCGTGATGGCGATCAACAACGAAATCGGCGTCATTCAGGACCTCGAAGGGATCGGCACGCTCTGCCGCGAAAAGGGAATCCTCTTTCACTGCGATGCCACGCAGGCCGCGGGCAAGATGGACCTTGACGTCAACCGCCTGAAGGTGGACCTCATGTCCCTTTCGGGCCACAAGGTGTACGGCCCCAAGGGGATCGGCGCCCTCTACGTCCGTCGCAAGCCCCGCGTCCGCATCGAATGCCAGATTCACGGGGGCGGGCACGAGCGCGGCATGCGCTCGGGCACCCTCGCCTCGCACCAGATCGTCGGCATGGGCGAAGCCTATCGTCTCGCCAAGGAAGAAATGGCGACCGAAGTGCCGCGCCTGAAGGCCCTGCGCGACCGCCTCTGGGACGGCATCCGCAACAACATTCCCGAGGTCTATCTGAACGGCGACTGGGAACGTCGTTCGCCCCACAACTTGAACGTCAGCTTTGCCTTCATCGAAGGCGAAAGCCTCATGATGGCGATGAAGGACATCGCCGTCTCGTCGGGCTCGGCCTGCACCTCGGCGTCGCTCGAACCCTCGTACGTTCTGCGCGCGCTCGGTCGCGACGACGAACTCGCCCACAGCTCGATCCGCTTTACGATCGGGCGCTTCACGACGGAAGAAGAAATCGACTTCGTCGTGAAGACCCTCGTCGAAAAGGTGACGAAGCTGCGCGAAATGAGCCCCTTGTGGGAAATGCACCAGCAGGGGATCGACCTTTCGACGATCCAGTGGCAGAACCACTAA
- the hscB gene encoding Fe-S protein assembly co-chaperone HscB, giving the protein MAQELTPFAIFGAQPRFRINGEKLEAAYRQAIMKVHPDRFADRPAAERRVAEQWTSRINEAFETLGSPSKRAAWLCAAAGHPIEAETNTSMPADFLMEQIEWREALEAGRGAQARERAEGTRTELLEGLGRAIDDEANWARAVDLTRRLLFVERFLTEADAARKAERLAD; this is encoded by the coding sequence ATGGCTCAGGAACTGACGCCCTTTGCGATTTTCGGCGCTCAGCCTCGCTTCCGCATCAACGGCGAGAAGCTTGAGGCCGCCTACCGACAGGCGATCATGAAAGTGCATCCGGATCGCTTCGCCGACCGGCCGGCCGCCGAACGGCGCGTGGCCGAACAGTGGACGAGCCGCATCAACGAAGCGTTCGAAACGCTCGGGTCCCCCTCGAAGCGCGCCGCCTGGCTCTGCGCCGCGGCGGGTCACCCGATCGAAGCCGAAACCAACACCTCGATGCCCGCGGACTTCCTGATGGAGCAAATCGAGTGGCGCGAAGCGCTCGAAGCAGGGCGCGGTGCGCAAGCGCGCGAGCGCGCCGAAGGCACCCGTACGGAGCTCCTGGAGGGGCTCGGCCGCGCGATCGACGACGAAGCGAATTGGGCGCGCGCCGTGGATCTCACGCGCCGGCTCCTTTTCGTCGAGCGCTTTCTCACGGAAGCCGACGCGGCCCGCAAGGCCGAGCGTCTCGCCGATTGA